In Camarhynchus parvulus chromosome Z, STF_HiC, whole genome shotgun sequence, a genomic segment contains:
- the RPL37 gene encoding 60S ribosomal protein L37: MTKGTSSFGKRRNKTHTLCRRCGSKAYHLQKSTCGKCGYPAKRKRKYNWSAKAKRRNTTGTGRMRHLKKVYRRFRNGFREGTTPKPKRAAVAASSSS, from the exons ATG ACGAAGGGTACCTCGTCGTTTGGTAAGCGACGAAATAAGACACACACCCTGTGTCGTCGATGTGGGTCCAAGGCGTACCATCTGCAAAAATCGACCTGTGGGAAATGTGGTTACCCTGCTAAGCGTAAGAGAAAGT ATAACTGGAGTGCAAAGGCTAAAAGACGCAACACCACTGGAACTGGTCGCATGAGGCACCTGAAAAAGGTCTACCGTCGGTTCAG GAATGGATTCCGTGAGGGAACCACACCAAAGCCCAAGAGAGCAGCTGTTGCAGCCTCCAGTTCATCTTAA